CGTGTTGGAGGCGCTGCGTTTCGGATCTGTCACGCTGACCGTGCATGACGCCCGCGTGGTGCAGATCGACGTCACCGAAAAAACGCGCCTGACCGCCTGAACGGGGTCGCGAAGGGGGCATAAAGACAGGGTTGCTGAACAAGGTCCGCCAAAAGGCCGGCCGGATAAAAGTGGCAAGGGGTGGGCCACATTTACCATTCCCAGACCTACGGCTTTGACCGGACCACCGGAAATGCCGCGATCAATTTCACCGGACATCCGGAAGGGGAATTACCATGATTGCGCGTTTTCTGTGGCTCGCCGGCGTGGCGAGCGCATCCATCATTGCGTCCAATGCTTCTGCGCAGGACGCGCCTCAGCCCGCAGCGGACACCAACACCGCAGACAGCGCTGAACAAAGCAGCCCTCGCGGTGAGGTGATCATCGTCACCGCCCGCCGCCGTCAGGAAACGGCGCAGGAAGTGCCGCTGGCAATTTCCGTGGTGAAGGGCGACAGCATCGAGGCCACCGGCAATTTCAACGTCGTGAAGCTCCAGCAACTGGCGCCGACCTTGCAGGTCTACACCACCAACCCGCGCAACACCTCGGTCAACATCCGTGGCCTGGGCGTGCCGTTCGGCCTGACCAGCGACGGTTTTGAACAGGGTGTCGGCATCTATGTCGACGACGTCTATAACTCCCGCGTCGCCGCCGCGACCTTCGACTTCCTCGATGTCGCCCAGGTTGAAGTGCTGCGCGGTCCGCAGGGCACACTTTACGGCAAGAACACCACGGCGGGCGCGATCAACATCACGACCAACCAGCCGACCTTTGATTATGAGGCCCGCGCCGAGCTGACCGTCGGCAATCTCAACTACAAGCAGGCGAAGGCGGCCGTGTCCGGGCCGCTGTCCGACACCATCGCCGCCCGCATCGCGATCGCCTCGACCAGCCGTCGCGGCACGATCTACAATGTGACGACCGACCGCTGGATCAACGAACAGGACAATCTGGGCCTGCGCGGCCAGTTGCTGTTCAAGCCCAATGACGATTTCAGCCTCACCCTGTCGGGCGACTATAGCAAGCAGGACCCCGAATGCTGCGGCACGGTCTTCGTCCGCGTCGGCAAGACCCAGCGGGTGATCACCCGCCAATATGATGCGCTCGCCGCCGCGCAGAATTATGTCGTTCCCAGCCGCAATCCCTATGACCGGCTGACCGATCTCGACAGCGAACTCAATGCCGGCAACAAGATCGGCGGCGTGTCGGCCAAGGCGGTCTGGAATGTTGGGCCGGGCACGCTGACCTCCGTCACCGCCTGGCGCTTCTGGGACTGGAAGCCCGCGAATGACCGCGACTTCACCGGCCTGCCGATCGTCTCGAAATCGCAGAACCCCTCGCAGCAGAACCAGTATAGCCAGGAGTTCCGCTACAATTACGAAAGCCAGAAGATCGACTTCGTGGTCGGCCTGTTCGGCTTCAAGCAGCGGATCGACACCCAAGGCACCGAGCAGCAGGGCAGCGCCGCAAGCAAGTGGAGCCTGACCGGCGCGCTGGCGAATGATCCCAGCGTCCTCAACGGCCTGACCGCCACCAATACGCAGTGGCTCAAGAGCGAAAGCGCGGCCCTGTTCGGCCAGCTTAGCTGGAAAGTGACGGACGCCCTCACCATCCAGCCGGGCGCGCGCCTCAACTATGACAAGAAGTCGGGCTTCTACCAGCGCGTCGTGACCAACGGTCAGGGGCAGGTCATCAGTTGCACTCCCGTCCCCAATGCCACCACCCAGCCGGTGCTGGCGGCGCAGTGCGGCATCTACCAGCCGCAGGTCAGCGCGCCGTCCGACAGCGCCTGGAACTTCACCTACGACTTCAACATCAATTACAAGATCGCGCCGGACGTCCTCGCCTATGCGACCTATGCCAAGAGCTTCAAGACGCTGGGCATCAACCAGAACGGCCTGCCGCTCAACGCCGACAATACGGTGAATTACGACGCCAGCACGGTGAAGCCGGAATCAGTCAACCATTTTGAAGTCGGCCTGAAGACCCAGTTCTGGAACCGCCGGGCGACCTTCAACCTCACCGCCTTCCGCACGGAGATCAAGAATTTCCAGGCGACGGTGAATGGCGGCCAGTTCGGCACCGTGCGCGGCTACCTCGCCAATGCGGAAAAGGTCCGGTCGCAGGGCATAGAGGCTGACTTCAAGATCGTCGCCAGCGATCGCTTCACCGCCTATGCCAATGGCGCCTATACCGACGCCAAGTACAAGAAATTCACCAACGCGCCCTGCCCGCCCGAACTGTCGGGTGGCACGCTCCAGCCGATCGGCGCGACGCCGGACTATTCCAATGCGGGCGTCCCCAACACCGCCAGCCCGCGCCAGTGCGACATTTCCGGCCAGAATCTGCCCGGCGTGTCGAAATGGGCCTTCTCCTATGGCGCGGAATACAACGTCCCGGTCACGCTGCTGGACAAGGAAGGTCAGGTCTATCTGGGCGTCGACGGCAATTATCGGTCGCACTGGAACTCCAACGCCTCGCCGTCCATCTATACGGAGGTGAAGGGCTACGCCCTGACCAACTTCCGCGCCGGCTTCCGTGGCGAGGGCTTCGACATCTTCGGTTGGGCCCGCAACGCCTTTGACGTCAACTATATCGACAATCTTCAGGTTGCCCCCGGCAACACCGGCCTGATCGCCGGCACGCCCGGCGACCCGCGGACCTGGGGCGGGACGATGAAATTCTCTTTCTGACCGATCAACGATGTTCACCCCCTGCGGGAGCGGCACTGGCCTGCCGCTCCCGCTTCTTTTGATGCCGCTTGCATCCGACTGGACCTTCGCGCGATTTGCGCCCGGCGCGCCGCTGGGGTAGAGCGCAGCCATGTCCACGACCTTCACGCTCGACACGTCGACCAGCCGCGCCAATCCCACCCCCGCGCCGATGAAGCGCCTGACCGTGCCCGCCATCCAGCGGCGCAAGTTCGAGGGGAAGACGGAACAACCGCTGGTCATGCTGACCGCCTATACCGCGCGGCAGGCGCAACTGCTGGACCCCCATTGCGACATGCTGCTGGTGGGCGATTCGCTGGGTCAGGTGATTTACGGCCTGCCCTCCACCCTGCCCGTCACGCTCGACATGATGATCGCCCATGGCGCCGCCGTGGTGCGCGGCAGCTATCACAGCGTCGTGCTGGTCGACATGCCCTTCGGCAGTTACGAAGCCTCCCCGCAACAGGCCTTTGCCAGCGCGAGCCGCATCATGGCCGAAACCGGCTGCGCGGGCGTCAAGCTGGAGGGCGGCGTCGCCATGGCGGAGACGATTTCCTTCCTCAGCCAGCGCGGCATCCCGGTGATGGCCCATATCGGCCTCACCCCGCAGGCGGTGAACGCGCTGGGCGGCTATGGCGCGCGCGGCAAGAGTCAGGAGGAGCATGCGAAGATCATCTCCGACGCCCGCGCGGTGGCGCAGGCCGGGGCCTTCTCCATGGTGATCGAGGGGGTGATGGAGGATATCGCCATTGCCGTCACCGACAGCGTGGACGTCCCCGTGATCGGCATCGGCGCCTCCGCCCATTGCGACGGCCAGGTGCTGGTGGCGGAAGACATGCTGGGCATGTTCGAACGCGTGCCCCGCTTCGTGAAACGCTATGAAAATATCGCCGAAACGATCGAAAAGGCGGCCGCCCGCTACGCCGAAGATGTCCGAAACCGGCACTTTCCGACCGAAGATCAGGTCTATCGCCCCAAAAAGTGATTTGCGCGGAGCAATAGCGCCGCTAATGATCGCGCCTTCCGCGTGCCTTATCTGACGATTTTCTGGAGACCCAAGTGGCCCTGACGCCGCAAAACAGCGAAGCCTTCATGCGTGAGGTCGACGAGGCCGTTCGACAGGACCAGTTGCTGACCTTCTGGCAGCGCTTCGGTCGCTGGATCGTCGTGCTGGTGGTCCTTGGCCTCGCGGCGTTCGGCGGCTGGCTCTATTGGCAGCATTATACGAAAACGCAGTCGCAGGCCGTTTCGGAGAAGATGGACCAGGTGATCGCCACGGCTGTCGGCGGCGGCACGCCCGACGCGAAGGAGCTTGACGCGCTGACTCAGGCGAGCCAGCCCGGCTTCCGCGCATCGGCCCTGCTGGTGAAGGCCGGCACCGCCGCGCGCAAGGGGGATAGCAAGGCCGCGATCGCCGCCTATCAGGCGATGGTCAGCGACAGTTCGATCGATCAGCCCTATCGCGATCTCGCGCTGATCCGCCAGACCACGCTGGAGTTTGAGAGCCTGCAACCGCAGCAGGTGGTCGATCGCCTGAAGCCCCTTGCCGTCGAGGGCGCGCCATGGTTCGGCAGCGCCGGGGAACTGGTCGCCATCGCCTATATGAAGATGCGCAAGAACGATCTTGCCGGGCCGCTGTTCGCCGCCATGGCGAAGGACAGGAACGTGCCCCAGTCGATCCGTTCACGCGCGCGACAGATGGCCGGCTTATTGGGTGTGGATGCAGTCGAAACGCCGAACGCGGCGGGACAGGAATGATTGGGCGCATGGGAATGCACAGCATGACGAAATTTTCGGGCGCCAGCCGCGCCGTGACTGTTGCCATGATGATCGCCCTGCTTGCAGGTTGCGGCGTGGTCGGCGGCAAGAAGGGCGGTCCGAAGACCCCCGTGGTCGGCAAGCGCACCTCGATCCTCAGCAATGAACAGGGCGTGGAGGTCGATCCGACGCTGGCCGACGTGCCCGTGGCCCTGCCCGAACCCTATGCCAACGACCAATGGTCGCAGCCGGGCGGCAGCCCCGCCAAGATCATGGGCAATCTGGCGCTCAGCGCATCGCCCTCGCAGGCCTGGACCGCTTCCATCGCGGGCAGCACGCCGCAGGCACGCCTTGCCTCTGCGCCAATCATCGCGGGCGGCAAGCTCTATGTGATCGACGCCGACGCCCGTGTCATCGCCTTCGACGCCAACAGCGGCGCGCGGCTGTGGCAGACCGCCCTGCCCTCCGAAGGCAGCGGCCGCGCCCGGTTCGGCGGCGGCGTCAGCTTCGTCGACGGCAAGCTCTACGCCAGCACCGGCGTCGGCGATGTCGCCGCGCTGGACGCCAACACCGGCGCCATCCTGTGGAAGAAGCGCCCCGGCGGACCGCTGCGCGGCGCGCCGACGCTCGCCAACGGTCATGTCTATGTGATGGGGCAGGACAACCAGATTTTCGCCCTCAATCAGAGCGACGGCGATGTGCAGTGGACCGATAGCGGCACGCTGCAGGTCACCGGCATTTTCGGCGTGGCCGCCCCCGCCGCCGCGCAGGGCACGGTGA
This region of Sphingobium sp. EM0848 genomic DNA includes:
- a CDS encoding YezD family protein, with amino-acid sequence MSENRSIEFTRNGRSDGPRHDIALSIDKVRSVLEALRFGSVTLTVHDARVVQIDVTEKTRLTA
- a CDS encoding TonB-dependent receptor, encoding MIARFLWLAGVASASIIASNASAQDAPQPAADTNTADSAEQSSPRGEVIIVTARRRQETAQEVPLAISVVKGDSIEATGNFNVVKLQQLAPTLQVYTTNPRNTSVNIRGLGVPFGLTSDGFEQGVGIYVDDVYNSRVAAATFDFLDVAQVEVLRGPQGTLYGKNTTAGAINITTNQPTFDYEARAELTVGNLNYKQAKAAVSGPLSDTIAARIAIASTSRRGTIYNVTTDRWINEQDNLGLRGQLLFKPNDDFSLTLSGDYSKQDPECCGTVFVRVGKTQRVITRQYDALAAAQNYVVPSRNPYDRLTDLDSELNAGNKIGGVSAKAVWNVGPGTLTSVTAWRFWDWKPANDRDFTGLPIVSKSQNPSQQNQYSQEFRYNYESQKIDFVVGLFGFKQRIDTQGTEQQGSAASKWSLTGALANDPSVLNGLTATNTQWLKSESAALFGQLSWKVTDALTIQPGARLNYDKKSGFYQRVVTNGQGQVISCTPVPNATTQPVLAAQCGIYQPQVSAPSDSAWNFTYDFNINYKIAPDVLAYATYAKSFKTLGINQNGLPLNADNTVNYDASTVKPESVNHFEVGLKTQFWNRRATFNLTAFRTEIKNFQATVNGGQFGTVRGYLANAEKVRSQGIEADFKIVASDRFTAYANGAYTDAKYKKFTNAPCPPELSGGTLQPIGATPDYSNAGVPNTASPRQCDISGQNLPGVSKWAFSYGAEYNVPVTLLDKEGQVYLGVDGNYRSHWNSNASPSIYTEVKGYALTNFRAGFRGEGFDIFGWARNAFDVNYIDNLQVAPGNTGLIAGTPGDPRTWGGTMKFSF
- the panB gene encoding 3-methyl-2-oxobutanoate hydroxymethyltransferase, with product MSTTFTLDTSTSRANPTPAPMKRLTVPAIQRRKFEGKTEQPLVMLTAYTARQAQLLDPHCDMLLVGDSLGQVIYGLPSTLPVTLDMMIAHGAAVVRGSYHSVVLVDMPFGSYEASPQQAFASASRIMAETGCAGVKLEGGVAMAETISFLSQRGIPVMAHIGLTPQAVNALGGYGARGKSQEEHAKIISDARAVAQAGAFSMVIEGVMEDIAIAVTDSVDVPVIGIGASAHCDGQVLVAEDMLGMFERVPRFVKRYENIAETIEKAAARYAEDVRNRHFPTEDQVYRPKK
- a CDS encoding tetratricopeptide repeat protein, which encodes MALTPQNSEAFMREVDEAVRQDQLLTFWQRFGRWIVVLVVLGLAAFGGWLYWQHYTKTQSQAVSEKMDQVIATAVGGGTPDAKELDALTQASQPGFRASALLVKAGTAARKGDSKAAIAAYQAMVSDSSIDQPYRDLALIRQTTLEFESLQPQQVVDRLKPLAVEGAPWFGSAGELVAIAYMKMRKNDLAGPLFAAMAKDRNVPQSIRSRARQMAGLLGVDAVETPNAAGQE
- a CDS encoding PQQ-binding-like beta-propeller repeat protein; this encodes MHSMTKFSGASRAVTVAMMIALLAGCGVVGGKKGGPKTPVVGKRTSILSNEQGVEVDPTLADVPVALPEPYANDQWSQPGGSPAKIMGNLALSASPSQAWTASIAGSTPQARLASAPIIAGGKLYVIDADARVIAFDANSGARLWQTALPSEGSGRARFGGGVSFVDGKLYASTGVGDVAALDANTGAILWKKRPGGPLRGAPTLANGHVYVMGQDNQIFALNQSDGDVQWTDSGTLQVTGIFGVAAPAAAQGTVIAGYSSGELTAYRYENGRTLWGDALSRTSISTAVATLTDIDADPVIDRGRVFAIGQGGRMASYELVSGQRLWEINIAGISTPAVVGEWVFAVTSDAKLLCVARATGKIRWISQLRRWEKVKKKDKAIRWTGPVLAGGRLILVSTHGDLNYVDPTTGKIQAEVNMKKSMSLSPVVANNTLYILADDGRLTALR